Part of the Prunus dulcis chromosome 8, ALMONDv2, whole genome shotgun sequence genome is shown below.
TGTTATTCGGTTGTGCCTTCCTGATAAATGAATCTGAAGCAtcatttgtttggttgtttaaGACATGGCTTATGGCAATGTCGGGCCGCCATCCAGTGTCGATTACCACTGATCATGATGCTGTGATACAGTCAGCCATCATGCAGGTTTTCCCACAGACCCGCCACCGTTTCTGCAAGTGGCACATCTTCAAAAAATGCCAGGAGAAGTTATCCCATGTTTTTCTTAAACATCCAACTTTTGAAGCAGACTTTCACAAGTGTGTTAATTTGACTGAGTCGATAGATGAATTTGAGTCTTGCTGGTTGTCTCTTGTTGACAGATATGATCTCAGGGATCATGAATGGCTTCAAACAGTATACTCTGCTCGCAGGCAATGGGTCCCTGTCTATCTGCGTGACACATTTTTTGCAGAAATGTCCATAACTCAGAGAAGTGACAGCATGAACTCATATTTTGATGGATATGTGAATGCTTCAACAAATCTGAGCCAGTTCTTTAAGCTCTACGAGAAAGCTCTTGAGAGTCGCAACGAGAAGGAAGTGAAAGCAGATTTTGAAACTATGAACACTGCCCCAGTTTTGAAGACCCCATCTCCAATGGAAAAGCAAGCATCTGAgctttatacaaaaaaaatatttatgagGTTCCAAGAGGAGCTAGTTGGGACACTAACTTTCACGGCATCTAAAGGTGATGATGATGGGGAGATCATCACATATCAAGTAGCAAAGTTTGGGGAGGACCATAAAGCATATTATGTTAAGCTTAATGTTTTGGAGATGATGGCAACTTGCAGTTGCCAGATGTTTGAGTTCTCGGGTCTTCTTTGCAGACATGTATTGGCAGTCTTTAGAGTGACCAATGTGCTAACTCTCCCATCCCATTACATATTGAAACGATGGACAAGAAATGCCAAGAGCAGTGTCATGTTAGAAGAACGTTCTAGTGATGTATATACCAATTATCTAGAATCTCATACTGTTCGATACAATACCTTACGTCATGAGGCCTTTAAATTTGTAGATGGAGCAAAGTCTTCAGAAACCTATGACATTGCACTGGATGCTCTGAAAGAGGCTGCCAAAAAAGTAGCTCATGCACCAAAGAATGACGGGAAAACTATGGTCAACGGGCATGTCAGGGGCAACTTGGCTGGTGGAGCAAGTCGGATACATTATGCTAGTGGGGATCATGAGGGGAATTCGGGCCAACACTTGTCTGAGGTCAGAGCTATTCCCCAAGTTCTTTGTCATTTGATTACTTGTCTCCTTAGCCTTggtatttttctcttttttggctTTGGGATGGAGTGCTCTGTGTTTATGCAATGTTTGTTTGCCTATGTTTGCCTATGTTTGCCTATGTTTGCCTCATAATTTGACTGATGGGATGCCACTTGGGCGATTTGCATCTGTTCAAGCCTGCTGTAACTTTTCTGTTGTGGGTATTATTGTGCAGGATGATATGGACAAAAAAATTCGAGAACTTACGAATGAGCTGCAGTGTGCAAATCGAAAGTGTGAAGTTTATCGGGCTAACCTGCTTTCGGTTTTGAAAGATATAGAGGATCATAAGTTACAGTTGTCAATTAAAGTGCAAAACATTAAGATTGGCATGAAAGATGGCCTATAAAGGTGCAATACAGTCACACAtgtatttatcttttattttagttgCTTTTTAGTCAGTGTACTTTCACAATGCTCTCTGGAAAGGTATTTCTTCACTTATGGGTGGTGTAGAAATTTGAAATATGTGCGAGTTGGGTTGTGTTTCCagtgttttcaattttcgtAGATGTATATTCATGGTTGCTGGATCCAAACTCTATGCAGATAGTTGGCCTTGTGTCTGATATAATGAAAGGTATTATCTTAGTTTCCATATAATAAGATGAATTGGAATGAAAAGTAAACTCTCACTGATGCGGGAAATTTGCAGGGTCCATGTTTTGGACCATGGATGGATCTTGGTTGCGGATTTGACTCGCCAGAGGCTTGATATCTCACGTGTAAATTATTTCTAGCCGATTTGTCATACttcctccttttcttttcattattggttatattattttgaaCCGCTTTATGTTGTTTCTAACATTGTATGGGTCTCCTAGTGTGCAACGGTAACCTTGCAGGAGGAGAAACATCATTGTATGAGTAGTTGAAAATGAAGGCCAATATGAGAGCTGACTGCAAGGTTAATCGGGGTATGGATGTGTTTGGCAATTGAAATTCTTTGGTAGTTATTTTCTAATCGTGTGTGTGAGGTATAATTTACTGGTTTTGTGTTCCCCTCGTGTGTATCTTTCTGTTGATCAAAGCTTTTCTGGAGCTCCCTGCTTACTTCCTATTCTACGGATTGTTAGCTACCACATTTTTCTAGCACTGAGAGTAATACACTGTGAAGTGTGACACCAAACACAGCCCAAACCGAGGTAAGACATCCGAGTTCGGGAAAGGCTCTGTGTATAGCTGAAATGTTATGTTCTTGTGAGCCTTTGTTGGAGTCAGTTTGTAAATGTAACATTGTTATGCATCATGCACTGTACAAGCTGATTTTCTCAAGTGAATTTCAACTATGTGGCTGAAAACTCTGTTCCTTATGGTATGCTACATTTGAGAACCTCCGAAAGTTGAGAGCAGGGTGATTTTTACTGGCTATAAACCCTATATTACCAACAGTAAACATTGATCGGGTGATTGTTAGTCGTCAATTTCTGCGCAATCCATGGTGAAAATTTCTGTGAAAAGACTAACAATTATTCACCTAAGGGACTGCCATTTTCCAAAGCTTAGCATAAGAACTCGTCTGGGATTTGATGCACCTAGCATGTGAGTTGCAAAGAGCATGGTATTATCTCAAGCAATGACGTCAAATTTTGTACTTTGGAAATGGACAACACCCAATGCAGCAAACCAAAGAAGTGCATTTCATAACCGaaaatcaaaagaacaaaatggGAGAAATCAAAAGAAGAGTTTATTGAGATGCCttcaagaaattaaaatataataaaaactttaaaaatgcaaccgaaaaaggaaataataaaaacctaAAATGAGAATTGCTTTTAGCTGAGATTATATAATGGAACTTCattctttgaattttaaaaatcagatttttgaAACCCTATTTCCTGTGAAAAAAATTCCACTCAATACCACTAAAGCTAAAAATGgggttttggtttgaaagtcgTTTGCTTTCTTCGAAATAATCAAAACGGCTTTGAGAAGAGTCTGCTTGGGTCTTTCTATCACTCTATCGCCAGAGGGAGACAGCGACCGGGCCAGTCTTGGAGTTTGACGAAGACCACTATTTCGTCTTGCAGAGCTTGTTTGCAGTTTTGGGTGAGTCTTTCTTCCTTTACCCAGTTTACATATAATTTTGGTTCAATTTAGTATATTTTTCCAGattctttgcattttgatgaAACCCAGCAACTGGTTCAAATATGGAAATATTGGGTGTGGCCGCCCAGTCAGTTTCTGGCTTTCAGCTGCCTGAAAGGCTTAAatccctttcttcttcaataCCCAATTCTCTCTTGTCACAAAACTTACTGTTTCCTctgtttcttctcttctcaagCTTCAACTTCCCTCAAGCTTATATCTCAAACAGACTCAACTACAACAAACAAGGTATTTTTCTTAACCACCCCTTTTTCTGCTTGTGCAAATTGATTaggtttttgtatgaaatttatGTGCTGTAATTTTTGTACTCCATTTTCCTGAATTTCTCTCTGTGCAATATTTTGTGGGTGAAGTATTTAAGTATTTGGGTTCTCATAGCTTATGGGTGTCGTGTAgtaaatctttttttctttaaaaaaaacaaagttacTGTAATGTTGATGATGTTGCTTTAGGGAGGCTACAAATTTGGGAATTCTTTTCTGTGGTTTGAGGTTTGGTGACTTCTGATAAAAGCATGCTTAAGATTAGCTTAAATGGGTGTTATTCTGAGAAAACAATGGTTGATTTCCTATATATCCAATTTCCAGACCATACCCTGTGCAATCGCAGTTAAAAACTAGTTTGAATACTTAAAATTGCTACAAGAAAATCTGTAGCTTTATTGCATGTAGGAAGTGCCATGAATCtgcaataaatttttattgcATGTAGGAAGGCCTCGCTGGTCTAAAAGAATATGCAATGTTAACAATTAGGGAAAATTTTCGCAATTAGGATGAATCTGGTCATGATGAccaggaggaggaggaggagcatATAATTATAGTGAAGGTGTAGAGATGATAGCAGCGTATGATGTTTTAGTTATAGTTTGAACCCTGATTTGTGTAAGTTACCTTCCGTATTTAAAAATGGACTTTGGTGGAAacatttcttacttttttcttattgGCTACAGTTTAATTTTGAAGTTACATGAGTGGCGTCAGACAGAGGACCCTCGGGGGTGGGGGTCAGCATGTGTTAGACTATCTGAAACGAATGCAAGCAGAAAATCCTGCTTTCTTCTATGCAATTCAGAATGATAGTGATCACTCTAgtggaaatatattttgggtgGATTCAACAGCCAGGATGAACTATACATATTTTGGAGATACTGTTATATTTGACACCTCGTACAGGACAAACCGCTATAGGATACCGTTTGCCTCATTTTCTGGGCTTAATCATCATGGGCAGCCAGTGTTGTTTGGCTGTGCGTTAATTCTAAATGAGTCTGAGTCCTCATTTTTATGGCTGTTACAAACTTGGCTTCATGCAATGTCTGGACGCCACCCTGTCTCCATCACCACTGATCCAGAGAGGCACATACAAGTTGCAGTTGCGCAGGTTCTTCCTGAAACTCGCCATCGTTTCTGTAAGTGGGCCATATTTAGAGAAACACAAGAGAAACTAGATCATCTCTATCGTTCTCATCCTACTTTTGAGACTGAATTTAAGAAGTGCATCAATGAGAGTGAGACAGCAGATGAGTTTGAGTCACGTTGGGAATCATTGCTTCAAAGATACTACATCATGGATGATGAATGGCTTCAATCAATGTACAATGCTAGGCAACAGTGGGTCCCAGTGTACATGAGAGACACCTTCTTTGGAGAGTTTGCAGTAAGTGAGGGAAGTGAAAGTTtaactttgttttttgatGGGTATGTGAATTCATCCACTACCATACAGGTTTTGCTTAAACAGTATGAGAAAGCTGTAGTTAGTTGGCATGAAAAGGAACTCAAAGCAGATTACGACACTACTAATACTATGCCTGTTTTGAAGACACCATCTCCTATGGAAAAACAAGCTGCAAACCTCTATACTAGGCGAATATTTAAGAAGTTCCAGGAGGAGTTGGTTGAGACCCTTGCAAATCCTGCAACAAAAGTTGATGACTCAGGAACTGTTGCCACCTATCGAGTGGCCAAATTTGGGGAAGACCACAAAGCCCATGCTGTTGATTTCAATTCTTTTGAGATGAAAGCTAGTTGTACGTGTCAAATGTTTGAATATTCAGGAATAATCTGTAGGCATGTACTAGCAGTTTTTAGGGCAAAAAATGTTCTTAGACTCCCTTCTCAATACGTATTGAAACGTTGGACTAGAAATGCCAAGAGTGGAGCTGTGGTGGATGAACATGCTTCTGAATTGCTAAACAATTCTAGAGAATCTGTAACAGTTAGGTATAACAATCTACGTCAGGAAGCAATCAAATATGTAGAAGAGGGAGCAAAATCTATCCACATTTATAATGTGGCGATGAATGCTCTACAGGAGGCTGCTAAGAAAGTTGCTTCTATAAAGAACCAAGGTTCTGGAGCTACTCAGGGTAGTTCCCTGGCCAATGGAGGTAGCCAAGAAATGCATTCAACGGAAGAAAATCAAACAACGGCATATCAGTCTTCGGTACGTTACTCCCATCTCACAAGATATGTGTTTAATAATGTTATTGGCGTTGTCGTTATTAtgtttaataataataatatatatatatatatatatatactctctctctctctctctctctctctctctctctctctctctctctctctcagcatTAGGTCATTGGGGAGGTTTATGAATATGAAGTAGAATTAttcaaaaatgaatttttttttgtctttcctGTTATGAATCTGGAAAGCATGGATATAGTTTCGTAAttatttgcttatttgttACCTTAGGTGTATGTAGCTATTGAACTCTACATACTAAGAAATAATGCATCTTTGGGTGTTCCATTGTTACAAACATGGTAATTCATGATTTCTATTTCATGTTTGTAGCCGGAGAGGGCCAGCTGTAAATTATGATGTCAGAATAAATGTAATCATCACATGGTTTATATGGTGCTTGTGCTTTCACTGTGATCATGATATAATACgcctttctttttgtttattggtGCTTGTGTTTTCAGTTTGATCATGATATATgccattatttttgttcactaatttattttcctcaggatgagaaggaaaagaaaatccgTGAATTGTCTGCCGAGTTGGAGAATACCAACCAGCGGTGTGAAGTTTATCGAGCAAATCTGCTTGCTGTTCTACGAGACATGGAAGAGCAGAAGTTGAAGCTTTCAGTGAAGGTTCAAAGTGCAAGGCTAAGTCTGAAGGAGTGACTGCTATTTGCAGAAGAAACCCTTCCATTATGTATTTCCTTCTCTGGACCGTGCACATTCAGTCATTGACATCTTTGTATCTCCCATCCAGCGTGCCAGGGGCTTCCTGCTGGGAGAAAGTTGGGTGGGGGAGAGGAGAGGGTGTGCCTGAAGGCGGgcaatatttgtatttaaacCGTTTTCTCTTAACTCTTGCACCGTAAACTTGTTTGTGTTGAGATCTTGTTGGAGGGACCAGGTAGGGATAAGCTGCTACTAATCCGTGGGGTGCACATCCTCTAATGTCAATAATAGGAAGTTGCATTGTTAGGGTCTAGCCTTGGTTAATAACTTGTGGtgattattaattattaacaATGGGATTTTTTGTAGTATCCTCAAACCCACTTTGAATCTGATAAAATGGAGTTTGAAACTCTCTTTGTCTGTTTGTACTGTTTCGGTCAATGCCTTCCACAATCGTACAGGGtccaacaaacaaagaaaaaaaaagtaaaaaaaaaaagaaaaggggaaagAGTAAAGAACAAAGAGAATAtgttggaaagaaaaaaaaaacaaagagaatatagaatcaaataaagaaagtgaaattcggcaaaaacaaaataaagaaagtgaAATGTAGAGGCTCGGTTCACATAGAATAAGAAGAATTTCCGTGTAGTAAACCTTGTTTGATGAGTCACAAGGCTTGGTTCACCCTGTGGAAAACTTGTTTGAAACTGACATCTAGCAGATAAGTATGGCACTGCAGAATCGGCCATCGCGACACATGATAttcacgtgttataatatgagtgaATCCTATGTTAATATTTTGAGACGTATTAGTATTATTAAAGAAGGACTGCTTACCTTCTTACTTGAGAAGCattcttattttttacaaattaaaatttaatatatatataaataattcataaaaaacaCGTAAAAAAGAATCCTAACACACATATCAAATTGTGATTATGAAGAAAGTAGAAATTCCTAAGAAGAAGACAAGTATTTAAATGTTATAAATACATAACGGGGGTAACGCTGAAAAAATTATCTATAGATATAGACTAGGACCCGCAAAAGAGTACAATTTGCCACTTGGCAGCTTGAGCTATACAAAGATCTTCACAAATTCCTTAACTTCGGAAATCACAGTGGTCGAGACACCTGTGACAGTGGCACTGAAGACCATCTCGTTTGTTTCTGCTCTTTTTGCTTTGTCTTCATAACATTATGAACCTTCCAGATGAATCCATGCTGCTACTTTTATAAGCGTTGAACTCCTTTATTTATCAAAGAGATTGAGAATATAATCCAAAGCATCCCAAAACATTCCACCTGTTGGGGTCAGAGACTCAAGATGAATTTTGAGGACATTGCTTGCCTTTGTTCTTTTGTAGTCTTTGAAGAAAGCTTTGCGTGAAACTCTAAAATTAGTCCTTGACTGAAAAACCATTTATAAGTTGGTTATGTATTTaagttcgaatccccctcTTCATAGTTTAAATTAGTTTAAAGTAAATTATCACttacataaaaattttaaaaaaccattTACAAGTTTCTTATTCTTCATCAAGGACAAGTTTGATTCTTAAGCTCATCGATTATAGTAACATTTATATGGTTTTAAGTCAATAACCTTCAGTATTAGAAATGCTATCTTAATCCCATAGGGGAGGCAACAGCAAAAAATAACATCCTTCCACGGCAATAGATTCCAAAGGCAATGAATGCTTTCTTTGATCCCTCTGTATCTCAAACATTCTCACCTTAATTATTGCATCAACATGaccaattttttattcttcactTGTAAAACTCAAGCAAAGAATCTTACCTTAGCTACAAGACTGTTGAGAAACCCTTTTTTATAAGCTATCAAAAGCATACCAAACTTAACTGGCCATTTAACCCTCATCTCCATATAAGCATCTCTCATCTTGCTGCTACTTCCAAATTGGCCTGAGTGAGAAACTTAGGATTTTCCtgagaaaacaagaaagaaaaaagaaaacccatgaAGATTGACAAGGAAATCTCTCACCCCATCCACCTACAACACAAGCTCAAGATTGAATACACAGAGATCCCATTCTACTGTGATGGGTGCAAAGAACCTGGCATTGGCCTCAAATACAAGTGTCAGAAATGTGAGTTTGACTTGCATAAGGCATGTGCTGTGGCTGCCCCCAACATCCACCATCCCTTCTACAACAAATGTGagtttcattttctttacaaCCCGCCCGGCGCTGCTAGGAGAGTGTGTGATGCATGTAGGAAGGATGTTTTGGGGTTTGTGTACCACTGCTGGAAATGTGATTTTGATCTGCACCCTTGTTGTGCAAACCTCCCACAAGTCCTAGATGATGGGGAGCACAACCTTTACTTGTGCCTCAAGTTATCTAGTCCTTGTCATAGGTGTGGAGGCAAGGGGCCTGGTTGGTCTTACAGGTCTGATTGCAAGACCTATAACCTTCATGTGTCATGTGTGAAGGAGTTGCTTGTGGAGAGCTGGCAAGCCATGTATCTCAATGTGGACAAGAACAAAGTTAGGGAAATGCAGACTAGAATCCCAAGCCTTAAGGGAACGCTGAAAAACCGTCATGGagggagaggaggaggaggaaaggTCAGAAAGTGTTGCCAGATTGCTGGTGGTGCCGTTCGTGTTATTGTCTCTGCCATCCTGGGAGATCCTACTGCTCTTATAGGCGCGGTTGTCGGTGGTTTCATATCCAAGTAGAAGGGGGGGAAATGAAAACAAGTGTGCTTAGTATGTCTTGTTATTacttttcttcatgttttccTGTTTCACGGTTTGTTACTTGGTTACATGTAAATTTATAAGTACTGTGTGTGTGAATGATTAGGACCCCGCAGTGTCCTCCAAATCTGCATATTAAAGTTAAAAATATGTTTAGAAATGACATTGTGTGTCTTTTCTTGAGTAGCATTTCATTCGGATAAGGAAACAACTGAGAATTGGTGCCTCCTTTTATGTACAGAAACATACACATCACTTTGTGTATTCTTATGGATAGGTCTTTTTTGGTGAGTACCAAAGGTAAGAAGAGTACCAAAGGTAAGAAGGTTTTGTAATGTACCAAACATATAGCGAGGGCTTATAATTTCAGTGATAGAGCACTTTATCCTACATTTCCGATGAGAGTTGAACTTACAAGTCACTCGCTCTCCGCcccaaaattattataaaaatgaaaaaaatagaaaaaagaaaagaaaaaagaagagagatatAGTAATCTTCGTGACGTTGGCGCGGTAGGTGTTGCATgacaaattttgtttctttctattttccttCATATTATTCAAAATCTTCTTGGTCTCCCCTTGTAAAATTCATTGAGGCCTTCTGCAATGCGACCTCTTCTGGTTCTAGCATACGCACGGTACTCATGCTGCTTAGAAGTTtcctttaaaagaaaaagaatacaaaCATGTTAGTTTATAGCCCAATGGGTTCATATTTCTGGCAGAAAATATTGACTTTTTCATGTCCAATTAGCCGGCTTGACTTTTGAAAAGTCTCtgttttttgagttttcttgaaggaagaaaaacaaaggaagaaCATTAACAAGTACTACACAAACAGAACattgtattttaaagataaGGTTAACAGGTCCAAAGGGAGAATTGACAAATCAAGCCCCTTGTCTTCCATTTTGGTAATTTCGTGTCAGATTCCTTATTCAACAgatgtatgtgtatataaCATATTTAGTACGAGTAGAAAGCAAATCTCTCATTTTGATTACCTTGTGCAGATAGTGAGCACCATTTCCTCTCACATTTGGTTAGTTCCATTTTTTCTGCATTTAAATTAGCTCTAGGTGaatcaatcaaaatcaacAAGGAATATGGGGCTTCCAAAAGGAATATTAATCACCTTTCTAGTTGTCCCTTTTGCCATAATGCTGCATCAAGCTGCCATAGGCACTGCAGAATCAGTGGCTAAGCCGAAAGATTTCCCCTTTCGTGTATTTGATGAAAAAACTGACCAAGTTGCCTTCCACTTTAGAGGCTATTCTTCCATTGATCATGGGGCACTTCAGTTAACCCCAGACACTGGGAACCAAGACTTTGGTTTAGAAAACAAGTCCGGGCGCATCATGTACCACAGAGCTTACAGACTATGGTTGTCTGACAtcgatgatgatgatgttgttgCCTCCTTCAACTCAACTTTCCTCGTGAACATTTACCGTGACAAAGAGTGGAATGCCGGGGAAGGCTTTGCCTTTCTAATAGCTTCAGATATAACTATACCTGAACAAAGCCATGGACAGTGGCTAGGCCTCACCAATGCCAGCACTGATGGGAATGCCACAAACCACATCGTTGCTATAGAATTCGACACAGAAAAGCAGGATTTCGACCCCAATGGCAACCACATAGGGCTCAACATCAATTCTGTACACTCAAACAAGACTGTTTCTCTCAACCCTTTAGGCATTGAGATATCGCCGGAGATAGCCACCAACTACAGCGTGTGGGTGGAATATGACGGCAGGTCCAAAGTCATGGAAGTCTACATGGCTAAACACTCTCGAGCCAACCCACCAAACAAGCCTAACACACCACTTTTGAGTGAGACAATAAACTTGAGGCATTACCTGAAAAAAGAGTCCTATTTTGGATTTGCTGCTTCCACAGGCAGCTCAGCAATTCAGCTAAACTGTGTTTTAGAATGGGATTTAAAAGTGGAGGAATTACACCCAAGAAAAGATTGGACTTGGTTGAAGATTGCTGTTGGGGTTGGTGTTCCAACAATGGCCTTGTTATTGATACTTGGATTTTGGCTGGGAATTAGGTAtgtgaagaagaggaaaagaacCAGGGTTGAAGAGTCCAATGTGCTAGGGACACTGAAAAGGTTGCCAGGAATGCCTAGAGAGTTCAAGTACAAGGAGCTTAAGGAGGCAACTAATAATTTCCATGAAAGTATGAGACTCGGACAGGGTGGTTTTGGCATTGTTTACAGAGGAACTCTGCATGATAAGGATCATGCAGATACTAAAACCTCTACAGAAATTGCTGTCAAGAAATTCTCCCGGGACAACATTAAAGGCAAAGATGATTTCTTGGCTGAGCTCACCATAATTCACCGGCTTCGACACAAACATCTTGTACGGTTAGTAGGTATGTCATTTGCaccattcatttttttttaatccaatcTTTAATTTAGATTAATGAGCTAATTAGGAACatttaaaaatgttttaattccaagaaaaaataaaataaaataaaggtcCAACAGTCAACCAGAAATCGTCAATGCACAATACTTAGGGCGGCTGAGAAATAATCCACCTTGCtacatttgaattttgatatgGTCTTTTGTATTGACaatgtctttttctttcttcctttcaaGGAAATCTTCAGAACTCAACtctcaattattattattattattttaaaacatgGTTAGAACTTGTACATCCAAAAATAAGTGTATTCCAACAGACTataatttcaagtttgaacTTCCTTAACTTTGAACTTCCTTAACTTAAATTTCTGTTGCATAAACAGCTAAATCATGAAGTTTCAAAACCCTGCTCATTACTCTACATTGACTATTGTACAGGATGGTGCTATGAGAAAGGGAAGCTTCTTTTAGTGTATGATTTCATGCCAAATGGCAGCGTCGATAAGCACTTATATGAAACTTCCAGCCAGAATACACTGAATTGGAAACATAGATGCAAGATCCTTGCTGGTGTGGCGTCAGCATTGCATTACCTGCAAAACGAGTATGACCAAAAAGTGGTGCACCGCGACCTAAAAGCCAGCAACATCTTGCTTGACTCGGACTTCAATGCTCGCCTGGGAGACTTTGGCCTTGCCCGAGCCTTGGATCAAGAAAGGAACTCATATGCTGAACTAGAACTAGCTGGAGTCCCAGGCACCATGGGCTATGTTGCTCCAGAGTGTTTCCACACAGGAAAGGCTACTCCAGAATCTGATGTGTTCGGTTTCGG
Proteins encoded:
- the LOC117638239 gene encoding protein FAR1-RELATED SEQUENCE 9; the encoded protein is MSGVRQRTLGGGGQHVLDYLKRMQAENPAFFYAIQNDSDHSSGNIFWVDSTARMNYTYFGDTVIFDTSYRTNRYRIPFASFSGLNHHGQPVLFGCALILNESESSFLWLLQTWLHAMSGRHPVSITTDPERHIQVAVAQVLPETRHRFCKWAIFRETQEKLDHLYRSHPTFETEFKKCINESETADEFESRWESLLQRYYIMDDEWLQSMYNARQQWVPVYMRDTFFGEFAVSEGSESLTLFFDGYVNSSTTIQVLLKQYEKAVVSWHEKELKADYDTTNTMPVLKTPSPMEKQAANLYTRRIFKKFQEELVETLANPATKVDDSGTVATYRVAKFGEDHKAHAVDFNSFEMKASCTCQMFEYSGIICRHVLAVFRAKNVLRLPSQYVLKRWTRNAKSGAVVDEHASELLNNSRESVTVRYNNLRQEAIKYVEEGAKSIHIYNVAMNALQEAAKKVASIKNQGSGATQGSSLANGGSQEMHSTEENQTTAYQSSDEKEKKIRELSAELENTNQRCEVYRANLLAVLRDMEEQKLKLSVKVQSARLSLKE
- the LOC117636959 gene encoding probable L-type lectin-domain containing receptor kinase S.5, with amino-acid sequence MGLPKGILITFLVVPFAIMLHQAAIGTAESVAKPKDFPFRVFDEKTDQVAFHFRGYSSIDHGALQLTPDTGNQDFGLENKSGRIMYHRAYRLWLSDIDDDDVVASFNSTFLVNIYRDKEWNAGEGFAFLIASDITIPEQSHGQWLGLTNASTDGNATNHIVAIEFDTEKQDFDPNGNHIGLNINSVHSNKTVSLNPLGIEISPEIATNYSVWVEYDGRSKVMEVYMAKHSRANPPNKPNTPLLSETINLRHYLKKESYFGFAASTGSSAIQLNCVLEWDLKVEELHPRKDWTWLKIAVGVGVPTMALLLILGFWLGIRYVKKRKRTRVEESNVLGTLKRLPGMPREFKYKELKEATNNFHESMRLGQGGFGIVYRGTLHDKDHADTKTSTEIAVKKFSRDNIKGKDDFLAELTIIHRLRHKHLVRLVGWCYEKGKLLLVYDFMPNGSVDKHLYETSSQNTLNWKHRCKILAGVASALHYLQNEYDQKVVHRDLKASNILLDSDFNARLGDFGLARALDQERNSYAELELAGVPGTMGYVAPECFHTGKATPESDVFGFGAVVLEIVCGRSPGIKILHEHHQYSLVDWVWMMHREGRIEEAMDKRLNDDYVFDEANQLLLLGLACSHPIASERPQTQAICQIIAGTTPAPSVPPFKPVFMWPSMDTAYSSTESTVSNVILSSITVSY
- the LOC117637897 gene encoding protein FAR1-RELATED SEQUENCE 5 → MDNEVIEFDIGLGGGGGRDGDDDFVDIEHPVDDEEMVDSPLMSSATGSASGIVVFGGGGSGEIYLPEGDLLDLEPYEGMEFESEEAAKAFYNSYARRVGFSTRVSSSRRSRRDGAIIQRQFVCAKEGFRNLNEKRTKDREIKRPRTITRVGCKASLSVKMQDSGKWVVSGFVKEHNHELVPPDQVHCLRSHRQISGPAKTLIDTLQAAGMGPRRIMSALIKEYGGISKVGFTEVDCRNYMRNNRQRSLDGDIQMLLDYLRQMQADNQNFFYAVQGDEDQSMGNVIWADPKARMNYSYFGDTVTFDTTYRSNRYRLPFAPFTGVNHHGQPVLFGCAFLINESEASFVWLFKTWLMAMSGRHPVSITTDHDAVIQSAIMQVFPQTRHRFCKWHIFKKCQEKLSHVFLKHPTFEADFHKCVNLTESIDEFESCWLSLVDRYDLRDHEWLQTVYSARRQWVPVYLRDTFFAEMSITQRSDSMNSYFDGYVNASTNLSQFFKLYEKALESRNEKEVKADFETMNTAPVLKTPSPMEKQASELYTKKIFMRFQEELVGTLTFTASKGDDDGEIITYQVAKFGEDHKAYYVKLNVLEMMATCSCQMFEFSGLLCRHVLAVFRVTNVLTLPSHYILKRWTRNAKSSVMLEERSSDVYTNYLESHTVRYNTLRHEAFKFVDGAKSSETYDIALDALKEAAKKVAHAPKNDGKTMVNGHVRGNLAGGASRIHYASGDHEGNSGQHLSEDDMDKKIRELTNELQCANRKCEVYRANLLSVLKDIEDHKLQLSIKVQNIKIGMKDGL
- the LOC117637518 gene encoding uncharacterized protein LOC117637518 yields the protein MKIDKEISHPIHLQHKLKIEYTEIPFYCDGCKEPGIGLKYKCQKCEFDLHKACAVAAPNIHHPFYNKCEFHFLYNPPGAARRVCDACRKDVLGFVYHCWKCDFDLHPCCANLPQVLDDGEHNLYLCLKLSSPCHRCGGKGPGWSYRSDCKTYNLHVSCVKELLVESWQAMYLNVDKNKVREMQTRIPSLKGTLKNRHGGRGGGGKVRKCCQIAGGAVRVIVSAILGDPTALIGAVVGGFISK